Proteins encoded together in one Ciona intestinalis chromosome 1, KH, whole genome shotgun sequence window:
- the LOC100183163 gene encoding uncharacterized protein LOC100183163 — protein sequence MADRTVAISSADSGVGDVAAVATSQIRINLKVSRGDSRLEVNERGNFVAHIEGNVYTITTAIFRQFTVQRLLIVGGSVTAIAYGLHRLGYNAGPFFPGSIAFVISTEPDKERALRRRLENGMFLQELKDEVSDIIQQHSDILGDLKQFNIISCKEIQETQKEGGSVNVKDVKMKDSAFMAYDVEISKGAGGASQASGSEGKSSTPEMAKKVHVENLDMDSSAFMSSGVRIVKQDK from the exons ATGGCAGACAGAACTGTGGCTATTTCTTCGGCCGATAGTGGTGTTGGTGACGTGGCAGCAGTGGCTACGTCACAAATTAGAATTAACCTTAAAGTTTCTCGTGGGGATTCCAGATTGGAAGTGAATGAACGGGGAAACTTTGTAGCACACATTGAAGGCAACGTGTACACGATTACGACTGCAATTTTCCGGCAGTTTACTGTTCAACGTTTGTTGATCGTAGGTGGTTCGGTAACGGCGATCGCTTATGGCTTGCACAGGCTTGGATACAACGCTGGCCCATTTTTCCCTGGCAGCATTGCATTTGTGATTTCAACTGAACCTGACAAAGAACGCGCTCTTCGCCGCAGATTGGAGAATGGAATGTTCTTGCAAGAGCTTAAGGATGAAGTCAGTGATATAATACAACAGCATTCTGACATACTGGGCGATCTGAAGCAGTTCAATATAATTTCGTGCAAAG aaatcCAGGAAACACAAAAAGAAGGGGGGTCAGTAAACGTCAAAGATGTTAAAATGAAAGATTCTGCTTTTATGGCTTATGATGTTGAAATTAGCAAGGGAGCAGGCG GTGCGAGTCAAGCAAGCGGATCAGAGGGGAAAAGCAGTACACCCG AGATGGCGAAAAAGGTCCATGTGGAAAACTTGGATATGGATAGTTCTGCTTTTATGTCCTCCGGCGTACGCATCGTTAAGCAAGACAAGTAG
- the LOC104266820 gene encoding uncharacterized protein LOC104266820, translating into MSNALGGRIFTEGSDAIGYGSSQGTNNSVIQDSILSNYIITPCQQDKAGAGSFEVVATVAGAGIGITNIVVIAAILWGGRKLHKATFFCICNLAVADMLAGFLLLWIFGLQKILLPFRTPQSELVQKSIWTMTVWSSMLSQLVIAIDRYCYVTKGSPGDGGISRSTRKSDIWGNRKRKRLIKAGIGLTWLVPIVTYALPVATAWNCVDSCFCVIPSNSTSDVFYMVCEPVQTCSQVNPPFAKSSVLFMGLTLLTMPIIPCVLYAKIYCFVRRSSEKLKPVYTPPLVANNGGTEDNSRVGQSEASVTDFQILPIHKTETCNHLLVRPKISQSIIQYEANGNVSCRKTDDSWQGDGVRPPSNNRIGLKGWNRIREGSWRRKAMVTRIFTKNSNDIKEEVPQEKRKISSASKAKSAARRRRYRDMRLLRTLVIILVLFLVSTVPLGLLFVVSYTEQDKRYVGTAKVLLTTSLLNSLVNPWIYFWRFPEMRTAMKKVFCRACAFKGSPSHKNDKRYTGDGAMGVHRRVAGGVSFDTNSRAGRNGSKPENSMGKENTSSISSNAL; encoded by the exons ATGAGCAACGCACTTGGAGGTCGGATTTTCACTGAAGGGTCTGATGCCATCG GGTACGGGAGTTCCCAGGGCACCAACAATTCAGTAATTCAAGACTCTATCCTGTCGAATTACATCATAACACCGTGTCAGCAGGACAAAGCTGGTGCCGGTTCTTTCGAGGTGGTTGCGACAGTTGCTGGCGCTGGGATTGGCATTACTAATATCGTTGTAATAGCTGCTATATTATGGGGTGGCCGAAAACTTCACAAAGCAACATTTTTCTGCATTTGCAACTTAGCCGTTGCTGATATGTTGGCTGGCTTCTTGCTGTTATGGATATTCGGTTTACAAAAA ATTTTGCTGCCGTTTCGGACTCCCCAGTCTGAGTTGGTACAGAAAAGCATTTGGACGATGACCGTGTGGTCATCCATGTTAAGTCAACTTGTCATCGCAATAGACAGgtactgttacgtcacaaaaggTTCCCCTGGCGACGGTGGGATATCAAGAAGTACAAGAAAAAGTGACATTTGGGGAAACCGAAAGAGAAAACG GTTAATTAAAGCCGGGATAGGACTGACATGGCTCGTCCCTATAGTGACGTATGCACTTCCCGTGGCAACCGCATGGAACTGCGTTGACTCCTGTTTTTGTGTGATACCTTCAAACAGCACGTCAGATGTGTTTTACATGGTGTGTGAACCGGTACAAACATGCTCGCAG GTGAACCCGCCATTTGCGAAAAGCTCTGTCTTATTCATGGGTCTCACTCTGCTCACCATGCCTATTATACCTTGTGTGTTGTACGCCAAGATATATTGTTTCGTGAGGCGATCCAGCGAAAAACTGAAGCCAGTATACACCCCACCACTGGTAGCGAATAACGGGGGGACGGAAGACAACAGCAGGGTGGGACAAAGTGAAGCAAGCGTGACAG ATTTTCAGATTCTTCCCATTCACAAAACAGAAACGTGCAACCATCTTTTAGTGAGACCCAAAATAAGCCAAAGCATAATTCAGTATGAGGCCAACGGAAATGTGAGTTGCCGCAAAACCGATGACAGCTGGCAAGGAGACGGCGTGCGGCCGCCTTCCAACAACCGCATAGGCTTGAAGGGGTGGAACCGAATTCGCGAAGGCTCATGGAGAAGAAAGGCGATGGTGACTCGAATATTCACGAAAAACAGCAACGATATAAAGGAAGAGGTGCCTCAGGAGAAGCGTAAAATAAGTTCCGCCTCGAAAGCAAAATCTGCAGCAAGAAGACGCCGATACCGAGACATGCGTTTGCTTAGAACACTTGTGATTATTCTGGTTCTTTTCTTGGTCAGTACAGTCCCTCTTGGCCTGCTATTCGTGGTCTCATACACCGAGCAAGATAAGCGGTACGTCGGTACCGCGAAAGTTCTTCTGACGACATCTTTATTGAACTCTTTAGTAAACCCCTGGATCTACTTCTGGCGCTTTCCAGAAATGCGAACCGCCATGAAAAAGGTGTTTTGCCGGGCGTGCGCATTCAAAGGCTCACCTTCACATAAAAATGACAAACGCTACACCGGGGACGGTGCCATGGGCGTCCACAGACGAGTTGCCGGTGGCGTTTCATTCGACACAAACTCCAGGGCTGGAAGAAATGGAAGCAAACCCGAAAACTCGATGGGAAAAGAAAACACGAGTAGTATAAGTAGCAATGCGTTGTGA